In a single window of the Candidatus Melainabacteria bacterium genome:
- a CDS encoding response regulator transcription factor, producing the protein MAKILLVEDDPKLATVVQEALSAEGHVVDHTLEGEDALYRLKFFHYDLAVVDWTLPDITGVEVCKGYRDHGGQIPILFLTGKTDTDNKLEAFETGADDYLTKPFHYKELLARVRALLRRPTELEEKKIKVGYLELNVATSVVSRNGVPIELSPSELILLELFMKNPERTFSSQQLLDRVFTTESDATDIAVRQRILRLRNKIDIEGQPSLIKTLKGLGYKMTEAPQ; encoded by the coding sequence GTGGCTAAGATACTGCTTGTCGAGGACGATCCAAAGCTAGCAACCGTGGTGCAAGAGGCTCTCAGTGCCGAAGGGCATGTGGTTGACCACACTCTGGAAGGCGAAGACGCTCTCTATCGGCTTAAGTTTTTTCATTATGACCTGGCTGTGGTCGATTGGACTTTGCCGGATATAACGGGCGTCGAGGTCTGCAAGGGCTATCGTGACCACGGTGGGCAAATTCCTATTCTCTTTTTAACCGGAAAGACCGACACCGACAACAAACTCGAAGCATTCGAGACAGGCGCTGACGATTATCTGACCAAGCCGTTTCACTACAAGGAACTTCTGGCACGGGTGAGAGCGCTCCTGCGTAGACCGACAGAGCTTGAAGAGAAGAAGATTAAAGTCGGCTATCTGGAATTGAATGTGGCCACATCGGTTGTGTCGCGCAACGGTGTACCGATTGAGTTGTCTCCGAGCGAGCTCATCTTGCTTGAGCTGTTCATGAAGAATCCTGAACGAACTTTCAGTTCTCAGCAATTGCTGGATCGTGTATTTACGACCGAGTCAGATGCTACAGATATTGCTGTTCGCCAGAGGATTTTGCGTCTGCGAAACAAGATTGATATTGAAGGTCAGCCATCTTTGATCAAGACTTTGAAGGGTCTTGGCTACAAAATGACGGAAGCGCCCCAATAG